The Coleofasciculaceae cyanobacterium genomic interval TAGTATTAGCGATGCTGCTTGGGGCGAAATGTTTCGTCAGCTTGAATATAAATGTGAATGGTACGGACGCACATTGGTTAAAATTGACCGATTTTTCCCCAGTAGTAAGCGATGCAGCCATTGCGGTTTCGTAATGGATAAGTTGCCTTTGAATGTTCGCAGTTGGGATTGTCCTAGCTGCCAAACCAAAGGCATCGGGCGCGACATTAATGCTGGAAAAAATATACTCGCCGCAGGGCTTGCGGTGATTGTCTGTGGAGCGGACATAAGACCTGATAACCATAGCGTTAAAGCGCGACAACGCGGTCTTGGGGGTTTCCCCGCAGAGGCGAAGCCTCAGATCGTCGTCTTCGACGACTGGCGACGCAGTAGCGTCGCGCAGCGATTGTCGCAAGAAGGGCAGTTGCGAAAAACCCGTAAAGGAAGAAAACAGAAACTTAAGTCGTGAGTCTTAGGAATCCCCCGCTATAATCAAAGATTTAGCGGTTGGGAGGATGTCAATTACCTATCCTGATAGTATGCCAAGTTTTAATATTCCTCGGACACAGCGAGGTAAACCTTATTTGAAACCATTTGACGGTCAGGTTTTTACTCTAGATGAGATCGCTGAAGTTGTTCAAACTTATGGATTACCAGAAGATAGAGGGAAAGTTGAATGGTTTTCTTTTTACTTC includes:
- a CDS encoding zinc ribbon domain-containing protein produces the protein SISDAAWGEMFRQLEYKCEWYGRTLVKIDRFFPSSKRCSHCGFVMDKLPLNVRSWDCPSCQTKGIGRDINAGKNILAAGLAVIVCGADIRPDNHSVKARQRGLGGFPAEAKPQIVVFDDWRRSSVAQRLSQEGQLRKTRKGRKQKLKS